The Oncorhynchus nerka isolate Pitt River linkage group LG5, Oner_Uvic_2.0, whole genome shotgun sequence nucleotide sequence ACATTCTTCCACTATTCCGCCGCCATTAGATTGAAGATCCAAGTTTGCACCTGCTTCCGCCATCCTCGCTTCAGTCACGCAAGACCCCTCGTTCATTAGCAGCACCTGGCTCTCTCGGTTCGGGCTATAAAGTTCTGGGTTAACAGAGATTACCCGAAGACAAAGTTGCTCGCTGTATTACCCTTGTGTTTCTTTATGGACCATTAGTGTTGTTTAGACCAGTAATGAGCTATACCCCCTCCATTATAATCATTAGTCAGATTGTGGCTGTTGGTAAAAATGATTGACTATTATATGCAAACTGTTTGCGCCAATCAACAACAGCACAGATGAGTGCGAAATCTTGAACATAGGCTATCTTAGACCCCATGTATCTTATGTCAGATCATCAGTACCTAGCTCATCAGCTTCTAactcctcttttctccttcccttcAGATTTCCAGCAGTTCATTGTCTCTGAAGAGGAGTTTCCCCCCGAGCAGCAGCATTATAAGCAGGAGTGGAGCCCCAGTCTGGGGAAATATAATTGGAACCCCATACAGATTAAAGAGGAACAGGGGGAATTCAGTATCATACAGGAGGAGGAAGACTCTGTATTCACTCCTGCCTGGGTGAAAAGTGACTATGATCAGTATTCAACTCAGTCCTCACAAACCCAAAGTGAAGAATACAAAGACAGAATGGCCTCAACTGAACAGATCAAAACAGAACCTAAGGAAGATGATTCCTCAGAGACAACCAGTGACTCTCATCCCCAGGGCAAATTAAAGAAGACATGGACAGAAAAAGGACAAAGCTTGAATGGTAGAAAATCCATGGATTTGAAATCACCAGTGCAAAGGAGTAGTCACACAGAAGATAAATCATTTTGCTGTAGTGATTGTGGTGAATGTTTTGCTCAGATGGGAACACTGGATTCTCATATGAGGACCCACACACGGGATAAATCGTATCACTGTCAGGATTGTGACAAAGTATTCACTCGGATTGACTGCTTCAAATTGCACATGAAGgcccacacaggagagaaaccgcaTCGCTGTGGTGAATGTGGCAAATGTTTTTCTCAAGTTGGGTATCTGAACTATCACATAAAgactcacacaggggagaaacctcaTCGCTGTCATGATTGTGGCAAATGTTTCTTTCGAGTTGGTGAGCTGACACTTCATAGGAGGATTCACACAGGCGAGAAACCACATCGCTGCCAGGTCTGTGGCAAAAGTTTTGCTCGTCCTAGTAATCTGAGTTCTCACATTAGgattcacacaggggagaaatcttatagctgtcATTATTGTGGCAAACATTTTCGTCATAAAGGTAATCTGACAACACATATGAAGATTCACATGAGGAAAATCACATTGTCGCTATAGTAGCAGATCTTTCAGCACTGGCGGTAGTCACATGAGTTCATATGAGGATAATCACATGAACGATAAACTATATTGCTGTCAGGATTGTTGTAAATATTTCACTAATTGTTTGAATCTGAATTGACtggggagacggagagaaagagaccacATTACTGCCATGACTAGAAAATATTTCATGACTGCCTTTTTTTGACATTGTGTATGAGAGGAACACGGGAGGAATCTTACAAACGTCTGTCAAATGCTTAAATGCCAAAAGTGCATTGAATTGTCATCAGGATAGACACTGAAAATAATATATTTAGATTAAGTCAAAACAAAGCAATGCTTAAGTGGACACATGGACATCAGTCAGACGATTGAGTCACATTTTGTAACTTCCACCTGTGAGTGGAGATACGGTTCTTGGGTGAATAATATACTCTTGTCTTTTGCTATTTGTAATACTTCAAATACAGTTACTATTGTTCATAGTTTTATACTTGATTACATTGTATAGTCATCTTTAACTTTCCATGTGAACCCTGCACAATATCTGTCAAAGAATTAATCCAACGACCGTGATAAGATTATTTTGATCTGATAAAGCCCACGTTGATGCAAGCTGTAACCGAGTCTAGCTCAAACAGCCGCTTGAACTGGTCCATTTGAATCTAGTAGAAACCATTTGATTCCAGTTCAGCCCACGAGACACCAGTAACCATTCTTTACCTGAACTAACTGGAATTTCTCCTAGGGAATTGATGCATTGTTTATGTGTGCATGTATGATACCTACTTCGGTGTGATATTGTGTGTTTTGCCCCCTATTGAGTGTTGTCTTCCTTGTAAGTCATGATAAAACATTTTATGGAAAAGTCATAGAATGATTTTGTGAAAAGAGTTGGAACCCTGTTAAAAAGACCCAAAATTACTTAGAGGTCCATATGTTTTATGACTAGTATAAGATATGTTGATAATACAATAATTTGAGCCTTTATTGTTCATTTTACAGTTTCACGTGACATGACTAACTTTGATGTAATTACACTTGACCTGGAAGCGTTTCATTACTCTTGTTGGCTTCACAGGTGACAACATGAGCTAGCTATAGGCGTTATCTGAAAAATGTCTAAAGTTGAGTGATTTTTAACCAACAATGTTGGTTTATGCCTAGGCTACATCTAGCAAGCTTACGCTGGTCACTAGCAACCCGCCTCTGCATATTTATAGCCTGAAAAGCCGCTAGGGATCCCTgcaaggttattatagttttgtgatttaatatttgtttttttattttgattAGAAATTCAATTTAGTTAGAGTTAGTTTATAGACTTGATTTGCTAGttttttattttgtttgagtTTTGATAGAAATGTTTGTTTCGTTTTTATATTTAGTTTGTGTTAGGGACAGAAAGTAGCCTATGGGTGGGAAGCTAGGAGACATTTGTTGTTGGCCTATAGTTTGTTTTCTTAGGATGTCACTTCTTGCCACTGGGCGCTGTACTATAAAAGGTGATGGGCCTGGACCATAAACATAACATCTCTGTGTCACGATGGCGTCTGTGAGAGaatgggcagtgccattgaggccATCTCATCTTTAAAAGTCTATTTACTTCTTCACGAATAAAATACATAGGCTCCTGATGACCCGGCTGTCAGGACTCCAACCGGGTCGTCAGGTCATGCCAAACAGGTCATCAGGAAGGAACAGACAATGAATTGGGAAGTCCAGGCGAGTTGACAAAAGCAAAATGGTGGAagtcctcaatggcgctgcccatgctaacACAGGCTTTTGGCCAATagagataagtattcagacctgttACTCAGTATATTGTTGAAGCAGCTTGGGCagaaattacagccttgagtcttcttgggtatgaagctacaagcttggcacacctgtatttggggagtttctcccattcttctctgcacagcctctcaagctctgtcaggttggatggggagcgttgctgcacagctattttcaggtctccggAGATATtgaatcgggttcaagtctggactctggctgggccactcaaggacagtcttgtcccgaagccactcctgcgttgtcttggctgtgtacgtagagtctttgtcctgttggaaggtgaatcgtCGACCCAGTTTgagttcctgagcgctctggagcattgccccgttcatctttgcctcgatcctgactagtctcccagcccatgccgctgaaaaacatgatgccaggtttcctgcagatgtgatgcttggcattcaggccaaagagttcaatcttgttttcagaCCGGGGAATCTTCaatctcatggtctgaaagtcctttgggtgccttttggcaaactccaagcgggctgtcatgtgccttttacttagGGGTTCCTTtcatctgaccactctaccataaaggcctgactgacagagtgttgcagagatggaagtccttctggaaggttctcccatttccagagaaagtctggagctctgtcagagtgaccattggactcttggtcgcctccctgaccaaggcccttctcccccgatggcTCCGGTtttggccgagcggccagctctaggaagagccttggttcCAAACTCCTTCAATTTTTAAGAAAGATTGAGGCCACCGTgctcttggggatcttcaatgctgcagacattttttggtaccctttctcAAATTTgctcctcgacacaatcctgtctcggagctctacggacaattccgtcgacctcatgacttggtttttgctctgacatgcactgtcaactgcgggaccttatatagacaggtgtgtgcctttccaaatcatgttcaatcaattgaaattaccAGAGGTGAAACATCTCAGggaggatcaatggaaacgggatgcagctgagttcaatttcgagtctcatcgcaaagggtctgaatacttgtaaataaggtatttctgttttattttgaatacatttgcaaaaatgtctcatctaacaacctgtttttgctttgtcattattgggtattgtgtgtagattgacaaggggggggggactatttcatgcattttagaataaggctgtaatgtatcaaagtcaaggggcctgaatactttccccaATGCACTATAACTGACTAACCCCTTCAAATAGGGTTAATAAAATAACACTTCTTAACAAATCTATCAGTTCACAGCCAGCCTGTGtgcacgtgtatgtgtgtgtgtgtgtgttcacccaaACATGATTATCTGgattatcaaatcaaagtttattggtcgtgtacacagatttgcagatgttatcgcaggttcagcgaaatgcttgtgtttttagctCCAGTAATACATAATCCAGAAAAAAATTGGACTATTAAAGACTGGACTATAAATATACTGTGATGACATATAATGTATATACACGGAGTATACAAATCATTAATAACACaacatttttaaatatataataCCACTTTGACATTATTAAAATTgcgattgaatccattttaaattccggttgtaacacaacaaaatgtgggagagaagtcaaagggtgtgaatactttctgaaggtgaaTCCAGCtgagaaagctatgatcccttattgatgtcacttgctaaatcaacttcaatcagtgtcgatgaaggggaggacaaaggttaaagaaggatttttgagccttgagacaattggcacatggattgtgtgtgtgtgtgccattcagagggtgaatgggcaagacaaaagatgtatGTGCCTCTGAATGGAGTATGGAATTTGGAGCCAGGCATACCAGTTTGttggtcaagaactgcaacactgctgggtttttcacactcgaCAGTTTTCTGTGTGTATCAGGAATAGTCCAACatccaaaagacatccagccccttgacacaactgtgggaagcattggagacaacaggggccagcatccctggccCATGGGGAGGGAGGAACTCCATTTcatgaaggtgttcttaatgattAGTATActtaatgtaaaaatatatacatgtaatGGTGTGTaaagacagtatatgaatagaaaaggtgtgtacagcattATGTTATATAgggtgagccatgactagaatacagtatatgcaatgTAAACATTGAACTTTAATAATGACAGCAGTCTAAGGtgtagggtagagtaccgggtggtagccggctagaacaatgactaaggctagtggtgactgtttaacagtctgattacCTGGAGATAtgagctgtttctcagtctctcagtcccagctttgatgcacctgtactgtcttctagatggtagcggggtgaacaggccttgGCTCGGGTGGCTGAAGTTCTTGATCTTGTTGGCCTTTCTGTGATACCAGGTGCTGTAGATtttctggagggcaggcagtatgcccccggtgatgcgtagGGCTGAATGCACctcctggagagccctgcagttgcatCTGTAgtagtttggggggggggggggtcttaggggccaagccaaatttcttcagcctcctgaggttgaagaggtgctgttgctccttcttcaccacgctgtctgtgtaaagggaccatttcagattgtcagtgatgtgcacgccaATGAACTTGCAGCTTTTGACCCTCTCAACTGCAGCCCCGTCGAcatggatgggggcgtgctctctgCTGTCTTCTGTAGTCCACGCTCAGTTTCTTCGTTTTGTTGAGGGACATGTTATTGTCCTGGCACCGCTCCAACAGGGCTCCCACCTCATCGCCGTTGGTctacaggcctaccactgttgtgttgtcagcagaCTTGGTTGACTTGTAgatgtgcatggccacacagtcatgggtgaagaagggagtacagtagggggctgagcacgcaccactgagggtcctccgtgttgaggatcagcgtgggggaggtgttgttgcctaccttcgcCAGTTTGGGTTGGCCTGTCAGGCtttccaggacccaattgcacagtgatgggcttggagggcactatggtgttgaaggctgagctgtagtcgaacagcattcttacataggtatttctaTTGTCCcgttgggatagggcagtgtgtgtCGTCTGATCTGTTGGGACGATATGCagattgtagtgggtctagggtattgggttaggtggaggtgatatgatccttaattagcctctcaaaacacttcatgatgacagaagtgagtgctacagggaaaCAGTCGTTTAGTTAAGTTATgttcgctttcttgggtacatGGACAATGCTGGggatcttgaagcaagtgggcacaacagactgggatattgAGAGATTGACTATGTCTGtaaaacactccagccagctggtctccaCATGCAAGGCTGCCGCCTCAGACGGCGTCCTCAGAGCAAGGGTTAACATACTTAGATGACTTACTTGCGCCAGCTGCGGAGAACGAGAGAACACAGTTCTCGTAAGCGTTTTCTTCAAAATGGATAAAGGCGTTTAGCTCGCCCGGGAGAGAGGTGTCAGTTTCCACAATGTGCCTGGCATTCCCTTTATAATTagtgattgtctggagtccctgccacatacatcttgtgtctgagcctatgaattgtgactccactttgtccctgtactgtcgtTTTTCctctttgattgccttacggaggtcgTAGCTGGCCTATTTGTACATGTCCATGTTcctagtcaccttgccatggttaaaggTGGTGGTTCATGCGAATGCGGCCATCTATCCACTGTTTTTGGTTTGGATAAATTGTAATTgacacagtgggaacaacatcctctatgcacttcctgatgaaccctgTCACACCGTGTTATACGTCAATACTATTCTGAGGCGACCCGGAACATTTACCTGTCCACGTGAATTAAAATGATCTTGAAGCatagattccgattggtcagaccaacgtTGAAGAGTCCTTACCACAGGAGCTTCCTGTtgaagtttctgcctataggtggGGCGGAGCAGAATGGAGGCATGATCTGATTTGCTGAAGAGAGGGCCTTGTAGCCGTCCCAAAAGGGAAAGTAGCAATGATCCAGCATCCGTGTTGCGTTTGTAGCACAGGAGATGTGTTGGTAGAATTTTGGTGCAGCGTTTACCTGCCAGATTCAGACGCTTGAAAACCCCATTTCGGGAAAAAAAAGCTTAAACAGTCAGTGTGTTCAGAATTCAATTTAGGCATGTGCATATGATGTAAATACATGCATATACTTCCTGAACTCGTGTGCATGTTTACATGGTTTTGCACATGCTTCAGGTGATAGATATCTGAATACACTACCAGCGCTTTGAGAAGTTGGTTTAATTATAAACCTGTGGATATTCTTTCAGGATTTTCGACCCAACGGAGGACCAACAACGCAGACACCCAGTAGAGTAAGTTCAAATGTAATTGTATTCTAATATTCCGACTTGTAGTCCAAACACTGTAAATTCACAGATGTTAATGTATTTAAGAAATGTACTCGTCTGGTATCCAGGCAAGTACAATGTAGGCAACATATGACTTACAGATAATTTGATTCAGGAGATCTCTAAAACAATGTAAATTTAACACTGAATGATAAACAATGAATTACACACATGTACACTCAGTAaccactttattaggtacacccatctggGTTGGAccaccctttgcctccagaacagtctGAATTCTTCATGGAATGGAcacattgctcaattggtatcaagggacctaacgtgccAGGAAAACAGTccacacaccattacaccaccagctTGTACTGTTGATGCCAGTGACatcaggcaggatggggccatggactcatgctgcttatgccaaatcctgactctgccatcagcatgacgcaacaatTCTCCCGTGTTGGTGACCGTGTGccaagtggtggaaaaagtacccagttgtcatacttgagtaaaagtaaagttaccttaatagaaaattacttaagtgaaagtcacccagcaaaatactacttcagtaaaagtatatagttttaaatatactttttggggggggttaCCCCAATTTTATGGTATCCAATtcggtagttagtcttgtctcatcgctgcaactgcTGTAcgaactcgggagaggcgaagttcaagagccgtgcgtcctctgaaacacaactcggccaagccgcactgcttcttgacacaatgcctgcttaacccagaagccagccgcaccaatgtgtcggaggaaacaccgtacacctggtgaccgtgtcagcatgcactgcgcaaagcccgccacaggagtagcttgtgcgcaatgggacaaggacttccctgccggccaaaccccccctaacccggacgacgctgggctaataatgcaccgccccatgggtctcccggtcgcggccggctgcgacagagcctggactcgaacccagaatctctagtagCACAGCCTTAGGACACTGCACCACTTGGTAGGCCacggttttaaatatacttaagtatcaaccAGATGGTGCGATTAtattattttaatttatttacagatggccaggggcacactccaacaccatttacaaatgaagcatttgtgtttagtgagtccgccagatcagagggatgaccagggatgttcttttggaccattttcctgtcctgctaagcattcaaaatgtaacaggtgcttttaggtgtcagggaaaatgtatagagtacatttgatttaactaggcaagtcatttaagaataaattcttatttacaatgatggcctaccagggaacagcgGCCTTGTTCAGaatgacacatttttaccttgtcaactccgGGATTAGACCTGCTGCCCTTGAAAAAAGTGCATTATTTTCTTTAaggatgtagtgaagtaaaagttgtcaaatattttaaaaagtacagatactacttaagtaaaaatactttaatgtaCCACTGCATGTGCTTCCTGTTTTTAtttgataggagtggaaccctgtgtggttgtctgctgcaatagcccattcATGACAAGGACCGACCAGTTGTGTGTTCCGAGATgctgttctgcacaccactgttgtaccgCGCCATTATTTGCCTGTTAGCTTGCAAGATTATAGGCTTTCTCCTTCGATCTCGCGCCAACAAGCTGTTTTCtgctgccgctgactggatgtgttTTGTTTGTCGCACGGCTCTCTGTAAACCCTGGACACTGTCGTGCTTGTCAAACCCAGGAGGCCGGCTATTTCTGAAACACTGGAATCGACGATCATACCATGCTCAAAATTGTTTAGGTTTAGGCTGACCCAAATTATCAGACTGGtccagatttttttgttgttgttgtcgagcagcatatatatatatattttttttatggcACATGAGACACCTGTTTTATTAACGCCAATTTCAGTGCagtaatccattgtggaggctgtGGGGATTGCACATTCCAAGAAGATGGGGGGTGTGGCTGCAatttgtgcacattcattgtttcataacttcattGTGGGAATTTGATTGTTAGTATCTATCAATTCCTGATTacatatcaccagtagtacatttgcCATTAATTACTATACTTTTTTTttaatctacaatgtttgtttggttaagGTAATgtctgttaatgcattcaatattgatatatttcttaattctattttacttttagat carries:
- the LOC115129719 gene encoding zinc finger and SCAN domain-containing protein 21-like, whose translation is MSETSVLHQRISSVMDILASAAVTEICKLVEDCCGALSVEVFQSKEQIKMLEKQLSLTESRYRSVSGIEGQTFVTCGSSRTNSPSSNSPAADAEDEDFQQFIVSEEEFPPEQQHYKQEWSPSLGKYNWNPIQIKEEQGEFSIIQEEEDSVFTPAWVKSDYDQYSTQSSQTQSEEYKDRMASTEQIKTEPKEDDSSETTSDSHPQGKLKKTWTEKGQSLNGRKSMDLKSPVQRSSHTEDKSFCCSDCGECFAQMGTLDSHMRTHTRDKSYHCQDCDKVFTRIDCFKLHMKAHTGEKPHRCGECGKCFSQVGYLNYHIKTHTGEKPHRCHDCGKCFFRVGELTLHRRIHTGEKPHRCQVCGKSFARPSNLSSHIRIHTGEKSYSCHYCGKHFRHKGNLTTHMKIHMRKITLSL